The genomic window GCCGGATTCGGGGTGGGTGAGGCACCGATCGGCTGGCAGGGCACGGTCAGCGTGTGGCGCAGCACGACGGATCTGACCACTTTCGCGTACCGTCAGCCGCGACATCGCACGGCGATCGCGCGCACCCCCACCGATAATTGGTACGCCGAGGAGCTTTTCGCCCGTTTCGCAGTGCGCGAGATCAGCGGCGACCGCACCGTACTCGGGTGGAGAGAAGGGTAGGGCTGATGAGGCTCGTTGCTTGGCAGCCGGATGACCTGCTGCGCCGGCTCGACGACGTGGTGGCCGTCTACGGCGAGGCGATGGGTTACCGCAAGGAGTTGTTGCAGACCCGCCGGGGCTACATCGGTTCGCATGTGCGCCGGCCGGGGTTCCGTGCGGTGGCGACGTTGACCGCGGAGGGCAATCTGGCCGGTTTCGGGTACGGCTACACCTCCGCTTCCGGCCAGTGGTGGCATGACCAGGTGCGATCCGCTGTGGACGAACCGGCGCGACGGCTCTGGCTGGCGAACTGTTTCGAGGTCGTGGAACTGCATGTGCGCCCGGCGGCGCAGGGCCACGGGATCGGCGCGAAGCAGTTGCGGGCCCTGCTGGCGATGGCGGACGGCAAGACCGTGCTGCTGTCCACGCCGGAGGCCGATGAGCAGGCGTCCCGGGCGTGGCGACTGTACCGGCGGTTCGGTTTCACCGATGTGCTGCGGAACTTCCTGTTCCCGGGGGACGAACGGGCGTTCGCGATCCTCGGCCGGGAGATCCCGCTGCCGGCTGAGGGCGGCTGATCCGGGCGTTGCGCAAGGTTCCCTGGGTTCTGCTGGGCGCTCTGATCCTGGTCCAGATCTGCTATCCCCTGACCGAAGACAAGACACGGGCTGTTCTCACCGTGGTGACCGTGCTGATCGGGGTGCTGCTGTCGGTGACGCACGCCCTGATCAGCCGGGGTGCACGGGCGGTCGTCGCGCTGATCGGAACGGCGGGTGTCGGTGGTTTCCTGGTGGAGGCGGTCGGCGTGGCGACTGGTTTCCCGTTCGGAACCTATGACTACTCCGGCGAGCTGGGACCGAAGCTGCTGGGTGTTCCACTGATCATCCCGCTGGCCTGGACCTGGATGGCCTGGCCGGCGTGGCTGGCGGCACTGCGCATCACGACGAGCACCACGAAGAGGATCGTGGTGGCCGCCTTCGGCCTGGCCTGCTGGGATCTGTTCCTCGATCCGCAGATGGTCGCCGAGGGCTATTGGACCTGGCAGGCTCCGACGCCGGCACTGCCCGGTCTGCCCGGCATCCCGATCAGCAACTACCTGGGCTGGCTCGGCTTCGCCGTACTGATAATGACCGTTTTATCGCTTAAATTGCAACAGAAACCGAAGACCGACGACGCCCCGATGTACGCGTTGTGGATCTGGACCTACGCCTCCTCGGTCCTGGCCCACACCGTCTTCCTGGACCTGCCCGCCTCCGCGGCCTGGGGCGGCGTCCTGATGGGCGCGGCAGTGGCCCCTTTGTTGATCAAGCTAAGAAAATGCTGATCGTATTACTGCTGCTGACCGCACATACTCTGGTCAACGCACTACTCCTGCGCCGTCCAGAACGCGATAGAACGACGCACGAACGAGTAGCCGTCCTGCTCCCCCTGCGCGACGAGGCCGACCGGGTCACCTCGTGCCTCCACGCCCTGCTGGCCCAGCGCGGCGTCCCGAACCTGACGATCCACGTCCTGGACGACGGCTCCACCGACGGCACCGCGGAAATCGTGGGAAAGATCGGTGGTGACCGGACAAGGCTGCTCACCGGCACCCCGCCCCTCGACGGCTGGCTGGGCAAACCGAACGCCTGCCGCCAGCTGGCCGACGACGCGAGCAGCGCGGACGTGCTGGTCTTCATCGACGCCGACGTGGTGCTGGAACCGGACGCCATCGCGGGCGCCGTGAACCTGCTCCGGTCGGCCGACGTCACCCTGCTCTCCCCGTACCCGAAGATCGTCGGAGCCGGCCGGCTCGTACAACCGCTCCTGCAATGGTCCTGGCTCACCTTCCTGCCGCTGCGCGGCATGGAACGCTCTCCGCGCCCCTCCCTCGCCGCGGCCGGCGGCCAGTGGCTGGTCCTGGACCGGCTCGGCTATCAGCGGGCCGGTGGGCACGCCGCCGTCCGCGACGACATCCTGGAGGACATCGGCCTCGCCCGCGCGGTGAAGCGGTCCGGCGGCCGGATCGCCCTGGCCGACGGTTCCCGCCTGGCGGCCTGCCGGATGTACGACTCGTGGCGCGACCTGTCCGACGGCTACGCCAAATCGCTGTGGGCGTCCTTCGGGTCGGCGTTCGGCGCGGCGTCCGTCGTGGGCCTTCTGCTTGCGTTGTACGTCGCCCCGCTGCTGTTCCCGGCCATCGCCCTGCCCGCCTACCTGCTGGGTGTCACCGGCCGTCTGATCAGCGCGGCGGCCACCGGCGGGCGCCTCCTGGACGCCGTGACCCATCCGCTGTCGGTGCTCCTGTTCGCCTGGCTGGTGGCCCGCTCGTTCCACCGGCGCCACCGCAACCTGCTGACCTGGAAGGGACGCTCGGTATGAGCAATGTCGTGGTGATCGGAGCCGGTGTCGGCGGGCTGGCTGCGGCCCTGCGCCTGGCGAAGGCCGGGCATCGGGTGACGGTGCACGAGCGGTCGGCGGACGTCGGCGGGAAGCTGGCGGTCCACGAGCGGGACGGTTTCCGTTTCGACACCGGCCCGAGCCTGCTCACGCTGCCGAAGGTCTTCGAGGAACTGGGGCTGGGCCTGCGGCCGGTGCCGCTGGATCCGGTGGTGCGGCACGTCTTCCCGGACGGGACGGTGCTCGACTCGTCGCCGGATCACGCGGTGTTCCTGGAGCGGATCAGCA from Actinoplanes derwentensis includes these protein-coding regions:
- a CDS encoding carotenoid biosynthesis protein, with the protein product MIRALRKVPWVLLGALILVQICYPLTEDKTRAVLTVVTVLIGVLLSVTHALISRGARAVVALIGTAGVGGFLVEAVGVATGFPFGTYDYSGELGPKLLGVPLIIPLAWTWMAWPAWLAALRITTSTTKRIVVAAFGLACWDLFLDPQMVAEGYWTWQAPTPALPGLPGIPISNYLGWLGFAVLIMTVLSLKLQQKPKTDDAPMYALWIWTYASSVLAHTVFLDLPASAAWGGVLMGAAVAPLLIKLRKC
- a CDS encoding glycosyltransferase, whose amino-acid sequence is MLIVLLLLTAHTLVNALLLRRPERDRTTHERVAVLLPLRDEADRVTSCLHALLAQRGVPNLTIHVLDDGSTDGTAEIVGKIGGDRTRLLTGTPPLDGWLGKPNACRQLADDASSADVLVFIDADVVLEPDAIAGAVNLLRSADVTLLSPYPKIVGAGRLVQPLLQWSWLTFLPLRGMERSPRPSLAAAGGQWLVLDRLGYQRAGGHAAVRDDILEDIGLARAVKRSGGRIALADGSRLAACRMYDSWRDLSDGYAKSLWASFGSAFGAASVVGLLLALYVAPLLFPAIALPAYLLGVTGRLISAAATGGRLLDAVTHPLSVLLFAWLVARSFHRRHRNLLTWKGRSV
- a CDS encoding GNAT family N-acetyltransferase, encoding MRLVAWQPDDLLRRLDDVVAVYGEAMGYRKELLQTRRGYIGSHVRRPGFRAVATLTAEGNLAGFGYGYTSASGQWWHDQVRSAVDEPARRLWLANCFEVVELHVRPAAQGHGIGAKQLRALLAMADGKTVLLSTPEADEQASRAWRLYRRFGFTDVLRNFLFPGDERAFAILGREIPLPAEGG